The following are encoded in a window of Sinomonas cyclohexanicum genomic DNA:
- the sufU gene encoding Fe-S cluster assembly sulfur transfer protein SufU, whose product MSLDSLYQQLILEHAKARHGAGLEGEPGSHEGQSHQLNPVCGDEVTVRVEVSDGVVRAIRWEGQGCSISMASASVLHDEAEGLTVEEFGTLVGAFREMLRSRGTVAADPEVLGDASAFEGVSRYAARVKCAMISWVAAEDAARQAQA is encoded by the coding sequence ATGAGCCTCGATTCCCTGTACCAGCAGCTCATCCTCGAGCACGCCAAGGCCCGGCACGGCGCAGGACTCGAGGGCGAGCCGGGGTCCCACGAGGGCCAGTCGCACCAGCTCAACCCTGTGTGCGGCGACGAGGTGACGGTCCGCGTCGAGGTGAGCGACGGCGTCGTGCGCGCGATCAGGTGGGAGGGACAGGGCTGCTCGATCTCCATGGCTTCCGCGTCCGTGCTCCACGACGAGGCCGAGGGGCTCACGGTCGAGGAGTTCGGCACGCTCGTGGGGGCGTTCCGCGAGATGCTCCGCTCCCGGGGGACCGTGGCCGCGGACCCGGAGGTCCTCGGCGACGCCTCCGCCTTCGAGGGCGTATCGCGGTATGCCGCCCGGGTCAAGTGCGCGATGATCTCTTGGGTCGCGGCCGAGGACGCCGCGCGGCAGGCGCAGGCGTAA
- a CDS encoding helix-turn-helix domain-containing protein — protein sequence MSTPGPHAGHAHAGATAGSVHRQAERLKWAMLVRQTEVSRAAAALKAPASLGAVVTGPPGVGKSFLASAVLSELGPAVFPLRIRTASSAATPYASLGPLIARVPQDVSSSPTKLLVAVERMLSTDARGLPAVLVVEFGGPMDEASAGVILHLLLGGTARLLAVAQHAADLPADLLRLTRAGRLDEIPLTAIGIRETRRLVSALVDGHVAASAVAEFHFACHGNPAMVHGMVRREHASGNLHRRGTVWTLDGSVEHESSAGTDEIIRARWAREPQDVREVIEHLAVARRIPISGLAGLFGSEVLVDMEDRHLVAVDSSPRRCAYLREPRMAELVRGRLGPDRHRELALLAQLDGTAEGAGLDAEDLVSYAEWTLAGGGAVAPALVVKAARTATELFEPRRALGLLDAAGAFEGAAEVDAAIQRAAALSLLERREEACTVLADLPGEAVRHLGPVDRARLAAARSELLTWMPARGDAIAPLHEARDALALGDVLPGDSRGSRTAEQREAAELLDLAGFRIRAFRGEYREIADDLEEAVRRADAGDSFRGECTLILALAWAALGREADAVALLDALRASAPRGLREDSALAIGFLVWIVNGDWRRCVDRFEAYIDRGGRRLSMRGGLVELFLALALVMAGKGDEALVPLLNATAQLEEFPAQNALRAAYAATAFAYAQVGDAAEAERFLDRAATVPGTAPWHLEFMADYCELMARRWLGVPGAHEALLAHAELEEAAGRITTAGLAVFGASVAGSERELLWIERLGHHRQGPLAQLMTAVAVATRRADPRELLAAAESAHAMRLDAVEARCAALALDSARDRGEAATAGQAQTRLDRLARSLPVLPIVPRVPAPVLTGRERQIAVMAANGASNRDIADEIGVSVRTVEGHLYQVFMKLGVSSRSGLDGLV from the coding sequence GTGTCCACTCCCGGCCCGCACGCGGGCCACGCCCACGCGGGCGCGACTGCCGGATCCGTGCATCGGCAGGCCGAGCGGCTCAAGTGGGCCATGCTCGTGCGCCAGACTGAGGTGTCCCGCGCGGCCGCGGCGCTCAAGGCACCCGCCTCGCTGGGCGCGGTCGTGACAGGCCCGCCCGGGGTCGGCAAGTCCTTCCTGGCCAGTGCGGTCCTGTCCGAGCTGGGGCCCGCGGTCTTCCCGCTGCGGATCCGGACGGCGTCCTCCGCCGCGACGCCGTACGCCTCGCTGGGGCCGCTCATCGCGCGGGTGCCCCAGGACGTGTCCTCGTCGCCGACCAAGCTCCTCGTCGCGGTCGAGCGCATGCTGAGCACGGACGCCCGTGGGCTCCCCGCCGTGCTCGTGGTCGAGTTCGGGGGGCCCATGGACGAGGCGAGTGCCGGCGTCATCCTCCACCTGCTCCTCGGGGGGACCGCCCGGCTCCTCGCTGTGGCCCAGCACGCGGCGGACCTCCCGGCCGATCTCCTGCGCCTGACCCGGGCGGGTCGCCTCGATGAGATTCCGCTGACCGCGATCGGCATCCGCGAGACGCGCCGGCTCGTTTCCGCGCTCGTGGACGGCCACGTCGCCGCATCCGCGGTGGCCGAGTTCCACTTTGCCTGCCACGGCAACCCCGCCATGGTGCACGGCATGGTGCGGCGCGAGCACGCCTCCGGGAACCTGCACCGGCGGGGCACGGTCTGGACCCTCGACGGAAGCGTCGAGCACGAGTCCAGCGCAGGGACGGACGAGATCATCCGTGCGCGGTGGGCGCGTGAGCCGCAGGACGTCCGCGAAGTCATCGAGCACCTGGCAGTGGCCCGGCGAATCCCCATCTCGGGACTCGCCGGGCTCTTCGGTTCCGAGGTCCTCGTGGACATGGAGGACAGGCACCTCGTCGCCGTGGACTCGAGTCCCCGGCGCTGTGCCTACCTCCGCGAGCCGCGCATGGCGGAGCTCGTGCGCGGCAGGCTGGGCCCCGACCGGCACCGCGAGCTCGCGCTCCTGGCCCAGCTCGACGGCACGGCGGAGGGAGCTGGCCTCGACGCCGAGGACCTCGTCTCCTACGCGGAGTGGACCCTCGCGGGCGGCGGCGCCGTGGCGCCCGCGCTGGTCGTGAAGGCCGCGCGGACGGCTACCGAGCTGTTCGAGCCGCGCAGGGCGCTCGGCCTGCTCGATGCGGCGGGAGCGTTCGAGGGCGCGGCGGAGGTCGACGCGGCCATCCAGCGCGCCGCCGCGCTCTCGCTCCTGGAACGCCGCGAAGAGGCCTGCACGGTCCTGGCCGATCTCCCCGGCGAGGCGGTGCGCCATCTCGGCCCGGTGGACCGGGCGCGTCTGGCCGCGGCCAGGTCCGAACTGCTCACGTGGATGCCCGCGCGCGGCGACGCGATCGCGCCGCTCCACGAGGCCCGGGACGCGCTGGCACTGGGCGACGTCCTGCCCGGCGACAGCCGGGGGAGCAGGACTGCCGAGCAGCGGGAGGCCGCCGAGCTGCTGGATCTCGCCGGGTTCCGCATCCGTGCGTTCCGCGGCGAGTACCGGGAGATCGCCGACGACCTCGAGGAGGCCGTGCGCCGAGCGGACGCGGGCGACTCCTTCCGCGGCGAGTGCACCCTGATCCTCGCCCTCGCGTGGGCCGCCCTGGGCAGGGAGGCCGATGCCGTGGCGCTCCTCGACGCCCTCAGGGCCTCGGCGCCCCGGGGCCTGCGCGAAGACTCGGCCCTGGCCATCGGGTTCCTCGTCTGGATCGTCAACGGCGACTGGCGGCGCTGCGTCGACCGCTTCGAGGCCTACATCGACCGCGGCGGCCGCAGGCTGAGCATGCGGGGAGGACTGGTCGAGCTCTTCCTCGCCCTGGCGCTCGTCATGGCGGGGAAGGGGGACGAGGCCCTTGTTCCCCTCCTGAACGCGACAGCCCAGCTTGAGGAGTTCCCCGCACAGAACGCACTCCGCGCCGCCTACGCGGCAACGGCCTTCGCCTACGCGCAGGTCGGAGATGCCGCCGAGGCCGAGCGTTTCCTCGACCGCGCCGCCACCGTGCCGGGCACCGCGCCGTGGCACCTCGAGTTCATGGCGGACTACTGCGAACTCATGGCGCGGCGGTGGCTCGGGGTGCCCGGCGCACATGAGGCCCTCTTGGCGCACGCGGAGCTCGAGGAGGCTGCGGGACGCATCACCACGGCCGGCCTGGCCGTGTTCGGCGCCTCCGTTGCCGGCAGCGAGCGGGAGCTGCTCTGGATCGAGAGGCTCGGTCACCATCGCCAGGGCCCCCTGGCGCAACTCATGACGGCGGTGGCCGTTGCGACCCGGCGCGCGGACCCCCGGGAGCTGCTCGCCGCCGCGGAGTCCGCCCACGCGATGCGGCTGGATGCCGTCGAGGCTCGGTGCGCGGCGCTCGCGCTCGACTCCGCCCGGGACAGGGGCGAAGCGGCAACGGCCGGCCAGGCGCAGACGCGGCTAGACCGGCTCGCCCGGAGCCTCCCGGTGCTCCCGATCGTGCCCCGGGTTCCCGCCCCCGTCCTGACCGGCCGCGAACGCCAGATCGCCGTCATGGCGGCCAACGGGGCCTCGAACCGGGACATCGCGGACGAGATCGGCGTGTCGGTTCGGACGGTCGAGGGTCACCTCTACCAAGTGTTCATGAAGCTCGGTGTGTCCTCACGCAGCGGACTCGACGGATTGGTCTGA
- a CDS encoding AAA family ATPase — protein MVALPETRLRAGDEPTRRESILAAAESLRRGGPNAVLLAGEEGSGRTYLLEAIVAEIADEVVPLRIDTGRSLKRIPYAALLPQLPGLTVDEVGDRVGVLRALWGRLHRASEESGRPVLLVVDDAQDLDEGSADLVAEAVASSWVRLLAAGTNRSGLPADFLALWQDGIAERIEVPPLTLLEAQSLAESRLADTQKGGRLSVTAARVLHRLSGGNPQHVVAIVDEARDAGTLVRLGGLWLLTPAFHSRGEALAERVRVGLDELTAHERESLTLVALTEPLPRPAARLLVPRPELDRLVEKGWIVEGDDAGLRMRSRLQGDAVRAMSTLTRRLHLYRRAQSVAPDDLVRPANELRLLELALDAGVVMSPADLSRGAATAVRRFNSELALRAAAMIDSEAELSLARGIVARAHVNLGAPEAALAALRPDPANPADVADLLAGSLVKFTVRLALGDVDAVDRDVQALEAAADTAGAAGGSSPAGAKEAVLRRARLLRALAAAERADFSAVAAALRDDSQSAHGKTAPEIERIVWSVLESEVQLAAGRYESAATSAGLALSARGIDDEHFPLTEHALVRYLAGTVLAGDWPGVERLVGFYETGHARPLVVFGPGLDCARSYVLLRQGRSREALVLVSDAAQNLDFIDPLQLRGLAWSFAAWAAAAIGRPEEARASLSRADAMAAVGSAAMRRLAALHRAGAREMLEPRTGLPLVRAMAEEDRESGRTGWELLARIIGFELGDSDEGGRGAVLAADAQGPWAAAWGAWARAESREASQTGRAADPDDLTLTADDYLSAGDLFRDLGILRRARAAYARAAGCLDALGNRTSARRAAAAAAACEHAGEAIVAGEREEAILASLRLSAREQDVVDLAVQGLTDRVIADRLHLSVRTVEGHLHRSYAKLGIRGRDELRDAVIEDRP, from the coding sequence GTGGTGGCGCTCCCGGAGACCCGGTTACGGGCGGGGGACGAGCCGACACGTCGCGAGTCCATCCTCGCCGCAGCCGAGTCGCTGCGGCGCGGCGGCCCGAACGCGGTCCTGCTCGCGGGCGAGGAGGGGTCGGGGCGCACCTACCTGCTCGAGGCCATCGTGGCCGAGATCGCGGACGAGGTTGTCCCGTTGCGGATCGACACGGGCCGCAGCCTCAAGCGCATCCCCTATGCCGCGCTCCTGCCGCAGCTGCCGGGCCTGACGGTGGACGAGGTCGGCGATCGGGTCGGGGTCCTGCGCGCGCTGTGGGGGCGCCTCCACCGTGCATCGGAGGAGTCCGGGCGCCCCGTCCTGCTCGTCGTCGACGACGCGCAGGACCTCGACGAGGGCTCGGCCGACCTCGTTGCGGAGGCCGTCGCGTCGTCGTGGGTCCGCCTGCTCGCGGCGGGCACCAACCGCAGCGGCCTGCCTGCTGACTTCCTCGCCCTCTGGCAGGACGGCATCGCCGAGCGGATCGAGGTGCCCCCGCTGACGCTCCTTGAGGCACAGTCGCTCGCAGAATCCCGGTTGGCCGATACTCAGAAGGGCGGGCGGCTGTCGGTGACGGCCGCCCGCGTGCTGCACCGGCTCAGCGGGGGCAACCCGCAGCACGTGGTGGCCATCGTCGACGAGGCGCGCGACGCGGGCACCCTCGTGCGTCTCGGGGGCCTGTGGCTCCTGACCCCCGCGTTCCACAGCCGCGGCGAGGCTCTCGCGGAGCGCGTGCGGGTCGGCCTCGACGAGCTCACGGCACACGAGAGGGAGTCACTGACCCTCGTGGCGCTCACCGAACCGCTCCCACGGCCCGCCGCCCGTCTCCTCGTCCCGCGCCCGGAGCTGGACCGCCTCGTGGAGAAGGGATGGATCGTCGAGGGCGACGATGCCGGCCTCCGCATGCGGTCGAGGCTCCAGGGCGATGCCGTGCGGGCGATGTCGACCCTCACACGCCGCCTGCACCTGTACCGGAGGGCACAGTCCGTGGCCCCGGATGACCTGGTGCGGCCGGCCAACGAGCTCCGGCTGCTGGAACTCGCGCTGGACGCCGGCGTGGTGATGTCTCCGGCCGACCTGTCCCGGGGCGCCGCCACGGCGGTGCGTCGTTTCAACAGCGAGCTGGCCCTTCGCGCCGCCGCCATGATCGACTCGGAGGCGGAACTCTCGCTCGCACGCGGGATCGTGGCACGGGCCCACGTCAACCTCGGGGCCCCTGAGGCTGCCCTGGCCGCCCTCAGGCCTGACCCCGCCAATCCCGCCGACGTGGCCGATCTCCTCGCCGGATCCCTCGTCAAGTTCACGGTGCGCCTCGCACTCGGCGACGTGGACGCCGTCGACCGCGACGTCCAGGCCCTCGAGGCGGCGGCCGACACCGCCGGCGCCGCCGGCGGATCCTCGCCGGCGGGTGCGAAGGAGGCTGTCCTGAGGCGCGCGCGCCTGCTCCGGGCGCTGGCGGCCGCGGAGCGTGCCGACTTCAGTGCGGTCGCCGCCGCCCTCCGCGACGACAGCCAGTCTGCTCACGGCAAGACCGCCCCGGAGATCGAGAGGATCGTCTGGAGCGTCCTCGAGTCCGAGGTCCAGCTCGCCGCCGGCAGGTACGAGTCCGCCGCAACGTCCGCCGGCCTGGCCCTCTCGGCACGGGGCATCGACGACGAGCACTTCCCCCTGACCGAGCACGCACTGGTCAGGTACCTGGCGGGCACCGTCCTGGCGGGCGACTGGCCGGGGGTCGAGAGGCTCGTGGGCTTCTACGAGACGGGCCATGCGAGGCCGCTCGTGGTCTTCGGCCCGGGGCTGGACTGTGCCCGCTCGTACGTGCTGCTGCGTCAGGGCAGGAGCAGGGAGGCCCTCGTCCTCGTCAGCGACGCCGCGCAGAACCTTGACTTCATCGATCCCCTCCAGCTGCGGGGTCTCGCGTGGTCGTTCGCGGCGTGGGCCGCGGCCGCGATCGGCCGTCCGGAGGAGGCGCGGGCGAGCCTGTCCCGCGCCGATGCCATGGCGGCTGTCGGCAGCGCCGCGATGCGCCGGCTCGCGGCACTGCACCGCGCCGGCGCCCGCGAGATGCTCGAGCCCCGGACCGGCCTGCCGCTTGTGCGGGCCATGGCGGAGGAGGACCGCGAATCCGGCCGCACAGGGTGGGAACTGCTCGCCCGCATCATCGGCTTCGAGCTCGGCGACTCGGACGAGGGCGGGCGCGGGGCCGTCCTCGCCGCAGACGCGCAGGGGCCGTGGGCGGCGGCCTGGGGGGCCTGGGCGCGGGCCGAGTCACGGGAGGCGTCCCAGACCGGCCGCGCCGCGGACCCCGACGACCTCACGCTGACCGCCGACGACTACCTGTCCGCTGGCGATCTCTTCCGTGACCTCGGGATCCTCCGCCGTGCCCGTGCCGCCTACGCGCGGGCCGCGGGGTGCCTCGATGCGCTCGGGAACCGGACATCCGCGCGCAGGGCTGCCGCGGCGGCCGCGGCGTGCGAGCACGCGGGGGAGGCCATCGTCGCGGGCGAGCGCGAAGAGGCGATCCTGGCGTCCCTCCGGCTCAGCGCGCGCGAGCAGGACGTCGTCGACCTGGCCGTGCAGGGCCTGACCGACCGGGTCATCGCGGACAGGCTCCACCTCTCGGTACGCACCGTCGAGGGGCATCTGCACCGCAGCTACGCCAAGCTCGGCATCCGCGGCCGTGACGAACTGCGCGACGCGGTCATCGAAGACCGCCCCTGA
- a CDS encoding sugar transferase, which translates to MSVGAQQHPAHGSALPGARHWHMARRRSTARIARSPRAQGWPRRYAAYLRIADAVVVLAVVAVSVAAIDRSARAAVPIAVLACAWPFALGVYGSREHSVLGIGAEEYRRVVAATVQLFAAVAIAVVILDGSLPARVFVAVFAGGLPALLLMRWASRRWLSRQRQDGLYLTPTIVVGEAEDVRYVVRRIAGSAGAPYDVLGAVLPGGRRGQALTVDGERLPVLCSTDDVVRTVALKKAAAVIIAGPVPGGNQYLRELGWNLEAHDAELVLASSLTNVAGPRIHWRPVQGLPLMEVDLPHYSGARHVVKRAMDVALGTAAIVVLAPVLAALALVVRLDSPGPVLFRQERIGKGGQPFAMLKFRSMVQDAESQRASLATANEGSGVLFKIKDDPRITRCGHWMRRFSLDELPQFINVVRGDMSLVGPRPPLASEVGEYERYTRRRMLIKPGITGLWQISGRSDLPWDDAVRLDLYYVENWSLTGDLMILWRTFRAVLSSSGAY; encoded by the coding sequence ATGTCGGTAGGCGCCCAGCAGCACCCGGCGCACGGCAGCGCGCTTCCCGGAGCCCGCCACTGGCACATGGCCCGCCGCCGCTCCACCGCCCGTATCGCCAGGAGCCCCCGCGCGCAGGGCTGGCCCCGGCGCTACGCCGCGTACCTGCGCATCGCCGACGCCGTCGTCGTGCTCGCCGTGGTCGCGGTGTCCGTGGCTGCGATCGACCGGAGCGCTCGGGCCGCGGTTCCAATCGCCGTCCTGGCCTGCGCATGGCCGTTCGCGCTGGGCGTCTACGGCAGCCGAGAACACTCGGTGCTCGGCATCGGCGCCGAGGAGTACCGCCGTGTCGTCGCCGCCACGGTGCAGCTGTTCGCGGCGGTCGCGATCGCCGTCGTGATCCTGGACGGATCCCTTCCGGCGCGGGTCTTCGTCGCCGTGTTCGCGGGCGGACTCCCGGCCCTGCTCCTGATGCGCTGGGCCTCCCGACGGTGGCTGAGCCGCCAGCGCCAGGATGGGCTCTACCTGACACCGACGATCGTGGTGGGCGAGGCGGAGGACGTCCGCTACGTGGTGCGCCGGATCGCCGGCAGCGCAGGAGCGCCCTATGACGTGCTCGGGGCGGTCCTGCCCGGCGGGCGACGCGGCCAGGCCCTCACCGTCGACGGCGAGCGCCTGCCGGTGCTCTGCTCGACCGACGACGTGGTCCGCACCGTCGCGCTGAAGAAGGCCGCCGCCGTCATCATCGCCGGACCCGTGCCGGGCGGCAACCAGTACCTGCGCGAGCTCGGGTGGAACCTCGAGGCGCACGACGCCGAGCTCGTCCTCGCGTCGTCGCTCACCAACGTCGCGGGACCCCGGATCCACTGGAGGCCGGTGCAGGGGCTGCCGCTCATGGAGGTCGATCTCCCGCACTACTCGGGGGCCCGGCACGTGGTCAAGCGTGCCATGGACGTGGCCCTCGGCACGGCCGCGATCGTGGTCCTCGCGCCGGTGCTCGCGGCGCTCGCCCTCGTGGTGCGCCTCGATTCGCCCGGGCCCGTGCTCTTCCGGCAGGAGCGCATCGGCAAGGGCGGCCAGCCGTTCGCCATGCTCAAGTTCCGTTCGATGGTCCAGGACGCGGAGTCGCAGCGGGCCTCGCTCGCCACGGCCAACGAGGGCTCGGGGGTGCTGTTCAAGATCAAGGACGATCCCCGGATCACGCGCTGCGGGCACTGGATGCGCCGGTTCTCCCTCGACGAGCTGCCGCAGTTCATCAACGTGGTGCGCGGCGACATGAGCCTCGTCGGACCGCGGCCGCCGCTCGCCAGCGAGGTGGGGGAGTACGAGCGCTACACGCGCCGGCGCATGCTCATCAAGCCGGGCATCACGGGGCTGTGGCAGATCAGCGGACGCTCCGACCTGCCTTGGGACGACGCGGTCCGCCTCGACCTGTACTACGTGGAGAACTGGTCGCTCACCGGCGACCTCATGATCCTGTGGCGCACCTTCCGCGCCGTCCTGTCCAGCTCGGGAGCCTACTAG
- a CDS encoding Gfo/Idh/MocA family protein → MAASHPLVHLSDRRPAPLGVAVVGAGYWGPNLARNFSCSPDWELRAICDLDVERAAALAAQYGVPALGSLDEALDTVALDAIAIATPARTHHGIALTALSAGKHVLVEKPLADRWDKGADMVRTAASSGLVLMADHTYCYTPAVQKMREVLHDGDLGEVLYVDSVRINLGLVQPDVDVFWDLAPHDLSILDYILPGGLAPESISAHGADPLGTGRDCIGHLSFDLPLGGMAHIHVNWLSPTKIRQMVVGGTKRTLVWDDLNPQQRLSVYDRGVQLPPRPSRRAADRKAAAISYRLGDTWSPALPEREALGQMVAEFAAAVREGRPSATSGESALRVLGVLDASTRSLQRGGAQTAVVGAAPPAEATAVLDGELAASSGLIDSTLRGAGA, encoded by the coding sequence ATGGCCGCCTCGCATCCTCTCGTCCACCTCAGTGACCGCCGGCCGGCGCCCCTCGGCGTCGCGGTCGTCGGAGCCGGCTACTGGGGGCCGAATCTGGCCCGGAACTTCTCCTGCTCGCCCGACTGGGAGCTGAGGGCCATCTGCGACCTCGACGTCGAGCGGGCCGCCGCGCTCGCGGCGCAGTACGGCGTCCCCGCGCTCGGCTCCCTCGACGAGGCCCTCGACACGGTGGCGCTCGACGCGATAGCGATCGCGACGCCGGCCCGCACCCACCACGGGATCGCCCTCACCGCGCTCAGCGCGGGGAAGCACGTCCTCGTCGAGAAGCCGCTCGCGGACCGCTGGGACAAGGGGGCAGACATGGTGCGGACGGCCGCTTCCTCGGGCCTCGTCCTCATGGCCGACCACACCTACTGCTACACGCCCGCCGTGCAGAAGATGCGCGAGGTGCTGCACGACGGCGACCTCGGCGAGGTCCTGTACGTGGACTCCGTGCGCATCAACCTCGGCCTCGTCCAGCCCGACGTCGACGTCTTCTGGGACCTCGCCCCGCACGACCTCTCGATCCTTGACTACATCCTCCCCGGCGGCCTCGCGCCCGAGTCGATCTCCGCCCACGGGGCGGATCCCCTCGGAACCGGCAGGGACTGCATCGGCCACCTCTCCTTCGACCTGCCCCTCGGGGGGATGGCGCACATTCACGTCAACTGGCTCAGCCCCACCAAGATCCGCCAGATGGTGGTGGGCGGCACCAAGCGGACGCTCGTGTGGGATGACCTCAACCCCCAGCAGCGCCTCAGCGTCTACGACCGCGGCGTCCAGCTGCCGCCGCGGCCCTCGCGCCGCGCCGCGGACCGCAAGGCCGCGGCCATTTCATACCGGCTCGGCGACACGTGGTCGCCGGCCTTGCCCGAGCGGGAGGCTCTCGGGCAGATGGTGGCGGAGTTCGCCGCCGCCGTCCGCGAGGGCCGGCCCTCCGCGACCAGCGGTGAGTCGGCCCTGCGCGTCCTGGGGGTGCTCGACGCCTCGACACGCAGCCTCCAGCGCGGAGGCGCCCAGACCGCCGTCGTGGGTGCGGCGCCGCCGGCCGAGGCGACGGCCGTGCTCGACGGTGAGCTCGCGGCGTCCTCCGGCCTCATCGACTCGACCCTCAGGGGGGCCGGGGCATGA
- a CDS encoding NAD-dependent epimerase/dehydratase family protein, translated as MSILAGACALVTGGAGTVGSTIVDQLLDAGVDHVDVLDNLTRGRLANLDHALATGRVRLIEADLRDRDAVHDATVGKDLVFHEAAIRITQCAEEPRLALEVLVDGTFTVLEAAAQHGVDKVVLASSASVYGQAEEFPTGERHHHHNNDTFYGAAKSFNEGLARSFRAMYGLDYVALRYFNVYGPRMDVHGLYTEVLVRWMERIADGRPPLVYGSGEQTMDFIYTSDVARANILAAESSVCEGVYNVASGTETSLLALAVALLEAMDSNLSVEFGPERTVNAVARRLADTAAATRDLGFRAEMPLGAGLRRLVSWWAPLREEIAAARVVAAS; from the coding sequence ATGAGCATCCTCGCGGGGGCCTGTGCGCTCGTGACAGGCGGGGCCGGCACTGTGGGTTCGACCATCGTGGACCAGCTCCTCGATGCCGGCGTCGACCACGTGGACGTCCTGGACAACCTGACCCGGGGCCGCCTCGCCAACCTGGACCACGCGCTTGCCACGGGCAGGGTCCGGCTCATCGAGGCCGACCTGCGGGACCGGGACGCCGTCCACGATGCGACCGTCGGGAAGGACCTCGTGTTCCACGAGGCCGCCATCCGCATCACGCAGTGCGCCGAGGAGCCCAGGCTGGCGCTCGAGGTGCTCGTGGACGGCACGTTCACCGTGCTCGAGGCCGCCGCGCAGCACGGCGTCGACAAGGTGGTGCTCGCCTCGAGCGCGTCCGTGTATGGCCAGGCCGAGGAGTTCCCGACCGGGGAGCGGCACCACCACCACAACAACGACACGTTCTACGGGGCCGCCAAGAGCTTCAACGAGGGCCTGGCCCGCAGCTTCCGGGCAATGTACGGGCTCGACTACGTGGCCCTGCGCTACTTCAACGTGTACGGCCCGCGCATGGATGTCCACGGCCTGTACACCGAGGTGCTCGTGCGATGGATGGAGCGCATCGCGGACGGGCGGCCACCGCTCGTCTACGGCAGCGGCGAGCAGACCATGGACTTCATCTATACCTCGGACGTGGCCAGGGCCAACATCCTGGCCGCCGAATCGTCGGTCTGCGAGGGCGTCTACAACGTCGCGAGCGGGACCGAGACGAGCCTGCTCGCGCTCGCAGTCGCCCTGCTGGAGGCCATGGACTCGAACCTCTCGGTCGAGTTCGGGCCTGAGCGGACCGTCAACGCCGTGGCCCGCCGTCTCGCGGACACCGCCGCCGCGACCCGCGACCTGGGGTTCCGCGCCGAGATGCCGCTCGGCGCGGGCCTGCGCAGGCTCGTCTCCTGGTGGGCCCCGCTGCGCGAGGAGATCGCGGCGGCCCGGGTGGTGGCGGCGTCGTGA
- a CDS encoding DegT/DnrJ/EryC1/StrS family aminotransferase, protein MKPWVGAEEARAVADVIASGWLAQGPRVAEFESAFAAAQGTAHGVATSSCTSALHLALLVAGVGPGDEVVVPSFSFIATANAPRYVGAEPVFADVDPATGNVTAETVEAVLGPRCAAVVVVDQGGVPADLAPLAALCRGKGIALVEDAACAAGSTYRGRPVGVGADVAAWSFHPRKLLTTGEGGMLTTPNAEWAERARRLRQHAASVSAAERHEAVRAPAEQYLELGFNYRMTDLQAAVGLVQLGRLPEMVARRRELASAYRAALAGVPGLRLVADPPYGTTNFQSLWAEVGDGFPLDRDGLLDALAAEGISARPGIMATHLEPAFAGAGHAPLPITERLARSTLILPLYHELGHDGVARVCDAIVTASRGGGGHA, encoded by the coding sequence ATGAAGCCGTGGGTCGGCGCCGAGGAGGCGCGCGCCGTCGCCGACGTCATCGCGTCGGGGTGGCTCGCACAGGGGCCACGCGTGGCGGAGTTCGAGAGCGCGTTCGCCGCCGCGCAGGGCACGGCCCACGGGGTCGCGACGTCCAGCTGCACGTCGGCGCTGCACCTCGCGCTCCTCGTGGCCGGTGTGGGGCCCGGGGACGAGGTGGTGGTCCCCTCGTTCTCATTCATCGCGACGGCCAACGCGCCCCGGTACGTCGGCGCGGAGCCCGTGTTCGCGGACGTCGACCCGGCCACCGGGAACGTCACCGCGGAGACCGTCGAGGCGGTGCTCGGGCCCCGGTGCGCGGCGGTGGTCGTCGTGGACCAGGGCGGGGTGCCCGCAGACCTCGCGCCGCTGGCCGCGCTGTGCCGCGGGAAGGGGATCGCGCTCGTCGAGGACGCCGCGTGCGCCGCAGGTTCCACGTACCGCGGGAGGCCGGTCGGGGTGGGCGCGGACGTCGCCGCGTGGTCGTTCCACCCCCGCAAGCTGCTCACCACCGGCGAGGGCGGCATGCTCACCACCCCCAACGCCGAGTGGGCCGAGCGGGCCCGCCGCCTGCGGCAGCACGCGGCAAGCGTGTCCGCCGCCGAGCGCCACGAAGCCGTCCGCGCCCCCGCCGAGCAGTACCTCGAGCTCGGGTTCAACTACCGCATGACCGACCTCCAGGCCGCCGTCGGCCTCGTCCAGCTGGGGCGGCTGCCCGAGATGGTCGCACGACGGCGCGAGCTCGCCTCCGCGTACCGCGCCGCGCTCGCGGGGGTCCCCGGCCTCCGGCTCGTGGCCGACCCGCCGTACGGAACCACGAACTTCCAGTCGCTGTGGGCCGAGGTGGGCGACGGCTTTCCCCTGGACCGCGACGGGCTGCTCGACGCCCTCGCGGCGGAGGGGATCTCGGCGCGGCCCGGCATCATGGCCACACACCTCGAGCCGGCGTTCGCGGGGGCGGGGCACGCGCCGCTGCCGATCACCGAGCGGCTGGCCCGGTCCACCCTCATCCTGCCTCTGTACCACGAACTGGGGCACGACGGCGTAGCGCGGGTCTGCGACGCGATCGTCACGGCGTCCCGGGGCGGGGGCGGGCATGCCTGA